A single region of the Parasphingorhabdus litoris DSM 22379 genome encodes:
- the groES gene encoding co-chaperone GroES: MKFRPLHDRVLVRRVEADAKTAGGIIIPDSAQEKPSEGKVVAVGTGLKDDNGKVTALDVKKGDSILFGKWSGTEVTVEGEDLIIMKESDILGIVEK, encoded by the coding sequence ATGAAATTTCGTCCACTACATGATCGTGTACTGGTTCGCCGCGTAGAGGCGGATGCGAAAACCGCTGGCGGCATTATCATTCCAGATAGCGCACAAGAAAAGCCATCCGAAGGCAAAGTTGTTGCTGTTGGTACTGGCCTCAAAGACGACAATGGCAAAGTAACTGCCCTCGACGTCAAAAAAGGCGACAGCATCCTGTTCGGCAAATGGTCCGGCACGGAAGTTACCGTTGAAGGTGAAGACCTGATCATCATGAAAGAAAGCGATATTCTCGGCATCGTCGAGAAGTAA
- a CDS encoding BufA1 family periplasmic bufferin-type metallophore, which translates to MSNSMIKATAAAAALAAAATIAISPTTAVAAGAKEKCFGIALKGKNDCAAGPGTSCAGTSTADYQGNAWKYVAKGACTKAGGSLTAKKGNTKPVPQKG; encoded by the coding sequence ATGTCCAACTCCATGATCAAAGCTACTGCAGCTGCTGCTGCCCTTGCCGCCGCTGCGACTATCGCCATTTCACCGACCACCGCTGTTGCGGCTGGTGCCAAGGAAAAATGTTTCGGTATCGCGCTGAAAGGCAAGAATGACTGCGCCGCAGGACCAGGCACGAGCTGCGCCGGCACCTCGACCGCCGATTACCAGGGCAATGCCTGGAAATATGTCGCCAAAGGCGCCTGCACCAAAGCCGGTGGTTCACTGACCGCCAAGAAAGGCAACACGAAGCCGGTACCGCAGAAAGGCTAA
- the bufB gene encoding MNIO family bufferin maturase, which yields MSCSLPPSGGIGLKSVHYNDVLSEEVGSKKPGWVEVHPQNYFGDGGPLHRWLTAIAEDYPLSFHSVGLSLGSAEGLNQYDLDKIADLCDRYEPAMVSDHLSWSGNAHDRYPDLLPIPYTKESLDHFAAQIGKVQDRLKRPMLIENPSRYLSYRDDEMSETDFISALCKQAGCGLLFDINNVEVTATNVGLDMEAYVDAIDPDMVGEMHLAGHAREEHDDGPLLIDDHGSIVSDMTWRLYERFITRAGPKPTLIEWDTDIPAYDVLMAEVTKVETVLGSHVLDESQHALVS from the coding sequence ATGTCATGCTCCCTCCCTCCATCAGGTGGCATAGGTCTGAAGTCAGTGCATTATAATGATGTGCTGTCTGAGGAAGTCGGATCAAAAAAACCCGGATGGGTAGAGGTGCATCCGCAGAATTACTTCGGTGATGGTGGTCCGCTGCATCGTTGGTTGACCGCCATCGCCGAAGACTATCCTTTGAGCTTTCACAGCGTCGGGCTTTCCCTCGGCTCCGCTGAAGGCCTCAATCAATATGATCTCGATAAAATTGCCGATCTTTGTGATCGTTATGAGCCAGCCATGGTGTCCGACCATCTGAGCTGGAGCGGCAATGCCCATGATCGCTATCCCGATCTGCTCCCCATTCCCTATACAAAGGAATCACTCGATCATTTTGCCGCCCAAATCGGCAAAGTGCAGGACCGGCTGAAACGGCCGATGCTGATCGAGAACCCGTCGCGCTATCTGAGTTACCGCGATGACGAGATGAGCGAGACGGACTTTATCTCTGCGCTGTGCAAACAGGCAGGCTGCGGACTATTGTTCGATATCAACAATGTCGAAGTGACAGCCACCAATGTTGGGCTGGATATGGAAGCCTATGTCGATGCGATTGATCCGGACATGGTCGGGGAAATGCATCTCGCCGGCCATGCCCGTGAAGAGCATGACGATGGACCGCTGCTAATCGACGATCATGGCTCGATTGTCAGTGACATGACCTGGCGGCTGTATGAACGCTTCATCACGCGCGCGGGCCCCAAACCGACATTGATCGAATGGGACACCGATATTCCCGCTTATGATGTGCTGATGGCCGAAGTTACAAAAGTGGAAACCGTGCTTGGCAGCCATGTTTTGGACGAGAGTCAGCATGCCCTCGTTAGCTGA